Proteins from one Sphingopyxis terrae subsp. terrae NBRC 15098 genomic window:
- the coxB gene encoding cytochrome c oxidase subunit II has translation MKSLKTLVIAAALSLGTVGAVQAQAPAAAPAAAPAATTNATPAAATSDAAAPAGDKAAVPAGDATYVPMKPTAGIGQPVEGGWNFQEQESPIGKRAYWFNHYMLLPVITFISLLVLGLLLWVVVRYRASANPVPSKTTHNTFIEIIWTAIPVLILAVIAVPSIRLLAAQYEPPKKDALTIKVTGYQWYWGYAYPDQGIGEYVSKMLPEDKAVAAGEPYHLAVDNRMVVPVGKQVKLIITGADVIHSFAVPALWTKMDAVPGRANETTFTVDKPGVYYGQCSELCGVDHGFMPIAVEALPMDKWKAWVRSKGGNPDGAQVAAAAAPAAAAPAPTGPIPATTVPAADTTTAAPAAAPAAAPAAKN, from the coding sequence ATGAAGAGCTTGAAAACCCTTGTAATTGCGGCGGCTTTGTCGCTCGGCACCGTGGGCGCGGTGCAGGCGCAGGCCCCGGCGGCAGCTCCCGCTGCGGCGCCGGCCGCGACGACGAACGCGACTCCGGCCGCGGCGACCAGCGATGCGGCGGCTCCCGCCGGCGACAAGGCTGCGGTACCGGCCGGCGATGCGACCTATGTGCCGATGAAGCCGACCGCAGGCATCGGTCAGCCGGTCGAGGGCGGATGGAACTTCCAGGAACAGGAAAGCCCGATCGGCAAGCGCGCTTACTGGTTCAACCATTATATGCTGCTGCCCGTCATCACCTTCATCTCGCTGCTGGTGCTCGGACTGCTGCTGTGGGTCGTCGTGCGCTACCGCGCGTCGGCCAATCCGGTGCCGTCAAAGACGACGCACAACACGTTCATAGAAATCATCTGGACCGCGATCCCGGTCCTGATCCTTGCGGTGATCGCGGTTCCGTCGATCCGTCTGCTCGCGGCGCAATATGAGCCGCCGAAGAAGGATGCGCTGACGATCAAGGTCACCGGCTATCAATGGTATTGGGGCTATGCCTATCCCGACCAGGGTATCGGCGAATATGTCTCGAAGATGCTGCCCGAGGACAAGGCCGTCGCCGCCGGCGAGCCTTATCACCTCGCGGTGGACAATCGCATGGTCGTCCCCGTCGGCAAGCAGGTGAAGCTGATCATCACCGGCGCGGACGTGATCCACAGCTTCGCGGTTCCCGCGCTGTGGACCAAGATGGACGCGGTTCCGGGCCGCGCCAACGAAACGACGTTCACCGTCGACAAGCCCGGCGTCTATTACGGCCAGTGTTCGGAACTGTGCGGTGTTGACCACGGCTTCATGCCGATCGCGGTCGAAGCGCTGCCGATGGACAAGTGGAAGGCGTGGGTCCGCTCGAAGGGCGGCAATCCCGACGGCGCCCAGGTCGCCGCTGCGGCAGCGCCCGCTGCCGCCGCTCCGGCCCCGACCGGCCCGATTCCGGCGACGACTGTCCCCGCCGCCGACACGACCACAGCGGCTCCGGCTGCGGCGCCCGCCGCCGCACCGGCCGCCAAGAATTAA
- the pyrE gene encoding orotate phosphoribosyltransferase, translating to MTDDEILAEFRAADALLQGHFLLSSGRHSEYYLQCARVLMDTERAGRLAIALAAKLPRDLRAAIDMVVSPAMGGVIIGHEMGRALGKPAIFVERPTGTFELRRGFAIPAGAKILMVEDVVTTGLSSREAMEAVRAAGGDVIAEAALVDRSAGSVDLGVPFYPLVAINFPTYAEDELPPELAATPAVKPGSRAN from the coding sequence ATGACCGACGACGAAATTCTGGCCGAGTTCCGTGCCGCAGACGCGCTGCTGCAGGGGCATTTCCTGCTCTCTTCGGGGCGCCACAGCGAATATTATCTGCAATGCGCACGGGTGTTGATGGACACCGAACGCGCCGGACGGCTGGCGATCGCCCTCGCCGCCAAGCTGCCGCGCGACCTGCGCGCGGCGATCGACATGGTCGTTTCGCCCGCAATGGGCGGCGTCATCATCGGCCATGAAATGGGCCGCGCGCTCGGCAAGCCCGCGATCTTCGTCGAACGGCCGACCGGCACCTTCGAATTGCGCCGCGGCTTCGCGATCCCGGCCGGCGCCAAAATCCTGATGGTCGAAGATGTCGTAACCACCGGCCTGTCGTCGCGCGAAGCGATGGAGGCGGTCCGTGCTGCGGGTGGCGACGTGATCGCCGAAGCCGCCCTCGTCGATCGTTCGGCGGGCAGCGTCGACCTCGGCGTTCCCTTCTACCCGCTCGTCGCGATCAATTTTCCGACCTATGCCGAAGACGAACTGCCGCCCGAACTCGCTGCGACTCCCGCAGTGAAGCCGGGGAGCCGCGCGAATTGA
- a CDS encoding glycosyltransferase, with the protein MKPLRILSVATLFPDAARPNFGLFVEKSLLALAAQPGVMLTIVAPIGLPPFPLSLHPRYRALRRLPQREAWRGLTVHRPRFTLIPKFGAARNPAAIAHAVLPIAQQGSFDVVDAQFFYPDGPAAMNIADALGIPFSVKARGADISHFGHDPATRPQLLAAAERAGGLLAVSEAMRGDMAAIGIDAGKTMVHYTGIDTMRFHPGDRPAARAALGMGDAPAIATVGALIPRKGQALVIEALPALPGVHYWLAGAGEEDARYRALAQRLGVADRVHLMGPVANADLPQLYRAVDAVVMPSVSEGLANAWVEALACGTPIVISDAGGAAELVTSPAAGQIVERTPAAIADAVRTLLAAPAAPDAVAASLAGRFEWDRNGRELAEHLRRCAGR; encoded by the coding sequence ATGAAGCCCCTCCGCATTCTGTCGGTCGCCACGCTCTTTCCAGATGCGGCGCGCCCCAATTTCGGCCTTTTCGTCGAAAAGAGCCTGCTTGCGCTCGCCGCGCAGCCGGGCGTCATGCTGACCATCGTCGCCCCCATCGGCCTTCCGCCCTTCCCGCTTTCGCTTCATCCACGATATCGGGCGCTGCGCCGATTGCCGCAGCGCGAGGCGTGGCGGGGCCTCACCGTCCATCGGCCGCGCTTCACGCTGATTCCGAAATTCGGCGCAGCGCGCAATCCGGCGGCGATCGCGCACGCCGTGCTGCCGATTGCGCAGCAAGGCAGCTTCGACGTCGTCGATGCCCAATTCTTCTATCCCGACGGTCCCGCCGCAATGAATATCGCGGACGCCCTCGGCATTCCCTTTTCGGTAAAGGCACGCGGCGCCGACATCAGCCATTTCGGCCACGATCCGGCGACCCGCCCGCAACTGCTCGCCGCCGCCGAGCGCGCCGGAGGATTGCTTGCCGTGTCGGAGGCGATGCGCGGTGACATGGCGGCGATCGGCATCGATGCGGGCAAGACGATGGTCCACTATACCGGCATCGACACCATGCGCTTTCACCCCGGCGACCGCCCTGCCGCCCGGGCGGCGCTCGGCATGGGGGACGCGCCCGCCATCGCGACCGTCGGCGCGCTGATCCCCCGCAAGGGCCAGGCGCTCGTCATCGAAGCGCTGCCTGCCCTGCCGGGTGTCCATTACTGGCTGGCGGGTGCGGGCGAGGAGGACGCGCGATATCGCGCACTGGCGCAGCGGCTCGGCGTCGCCGACCGGGTTCACCTGATGGGGCCCGTCGCCAACGCCGACTTGCCGCAGCTCTATCGCGCGGTCGATGCCGTGGTGATGCCGTCGGTCAGCGAGGGGCTCGCCAATGCGTGGGTCGAGGCGCTCGCCTGCGGCACCCCGATCGTCATCAGCGATGCCGGCGGCGCGGCCGAACTCGTGACCTCGCCAGCGGCAGGGCAAATCGTCGAGCGCACACCAGCGGCGATCGCCGATGCGGTGCGAACGCTATTGGCGGCGCCCGCCGCGCCGGATGCGGTCGCGGCGAGCCTTGCCGGCCGCTTCGAATGGGACCGCAACGGCCGCGAGCTCGCGGAGCATCTCCGTCGCTGCGCGGGCCGCTGA
- the lepB gene encoding signal peptidase I, producing MAKNKTAKTKAADEGSMLKLLRDIVVILILVLGIHSCVAKPFYIPSDSMMPILRNGDRLIVSKYPYGWSYASVSFHLAPKKPGRWFGKLPERGDIVVLEHPVTRVDYIKRVIGLPGDTIELRGGALIINGKPIKREVQPMLSVPVDANMPGSDSSLGRFVTRDAAGKAVLELPIVRETLPGGATFDTIDMGPGYLTDDYGPITVPADHLFLMGDNRDGSADSRVPVDRKGLGGPVPFDAIAGRAEIISFSTDGTAEWYNPLSWFEALRPGRAGTNLRPERQASKN from the coding sequence ATGGCAAAGAACAAGACGGCAAAGACCAAGGCCGCGGACGAAGGCAGCATGCTCAAACTGCTGCGCGACATCGTCGTGATCCTGATCCTGGTGCTCGGCATCCATAGCTGCGTTGCCAAGCCCTTTTACATCCCGTCCGATTCGATGATGCCGATCCTGCGCAACGGCGACCGGCTGATCGTCAGCAAATATCCCTATGGCTGGTCCTACGCCTCGGTCAGCTTTCACCTCGCACCCAAGAAGCCGGGGCGCTGGTTCGGCAAGCTGCCCGAACGCGGCGACATCGTCGTGCTCGAACATCCCGTGACGCGCGTCGATTATATCAAGCGCGTCATCGGCCTGCCCGGCGACACGATCGAACTGCGTGGCGGCGCGCTGATCATCAACGGCAAGCCGATCAAGCGCGAGGTGCAGCCGATGCTGTCGGTGCCTGTCGATGCCAATATGCCGGGTTCGGACAGCAGCCTCGGCCGCTTCGTCACCCGCGACGCGGCCGGCAAGGCGGTGCTCGAATTGCCGATCGTGCGCGAGACGCTGCCCGGCGGAGCGACCTTCGACACGATCGACATGGGGCCGGGCTATCTGACCGACGATTACGGGCCGATCACGGTGCCCGCCGACCACCTGTTCCTGATGGGCGACAATCGCGACGGCAGCGCCGACAGCCGCGTGCCGGTCGACCGCAAGGGGCTTGGCGGCCCGGTGCCTTTCGACGCGATTGCCGGCCGGGCCGAGATCATCAGCTTTTCGACCGATGGTACCGCCGAATGGTATAATCCGCTGAGCTGGTTCGAGGCGCTGCGCCCCGGCCGCGCCGGAACCAATCTCCGGCCGGAGCGTCAGGCCAGCAAGAACTGA
- a CDS encoding pyridoxine 5'-phosphate synthase: protein MSASSPRRLRLGVNIDHVATIRNARGGDHPDPVRAAEIVASVGGDGITAHLREDRRHIRDDDLARIQAATDLPLNLEMAATDEMLAIALRHAPHAACIVPEKREERTTEGGLDAAGQHNHLAPIVARLSDAGIRVSLFIEPDARQIEAAMRLKAPVVEFHTGRYAHVEGEERAAELRRLADAAALAWKNGIEPHAGHGLTYDNVIPVAAIPQLAELNIGHYLIGEAIFTGLETAVRRMRDLMDEARG from the coding sequence TTGAGCGCGTCCTCCCCTCGGCGGCTACGCCTGGGCGTCAACATCGACCATGTCGCGACGATCCGCAACGCGCGCGGCGGCGACCATCCCGATCCGGTGCGCGCGGCCGAAATCGTCGCGTCGGTCGGCGGCGACGGCATCACCGCGCATCTGCGCGAAGACCGCCGCCACATCCGCGATGACGACCTCGCCCGCATCCAGGCCGCGACCGACCTGCCGCTCAACCTCGAAATGGCGGCGACCGACGAGATGCTGGCGATTGCGCTGCGCCATGCGCCGCACGCCGCCTGCATCGTACCCGAAAAGCGCGAGGAGCGCACGACCGAGGGCGGGCTCGACGCCGCCGGCCAGCACAACCATCTTGCCCCGATCGTGGCGCGCCTGTCCGACGCGGGAATCCGCGTCAGCCTGTTCATCGAACCCGACGCGCGCCAGATCGAGGCGGCGATGCGGCTGAAGGCCCCCGTCGTCGAATTCCACACCGGCCGCTATGCGCATGTGGAGGGCGAGGAACGCGCCGCCGAACTCCGCCGCCTCGCCGACGCCGCCGCACTGGCGTGGAAGAACGGGATCGAGCCGCACGCCGGCCATGGCCTGACTTATGACAATGTCATCCCTGTCGCTGCCATCCCGCAACTCGCCGAGCTCAACATCGGCCATTATCTGATCGGCGAGGCTATCTTCACCGGGCTCGAAACCGCGGTGCGCCGCATGCGCGACCTGATGGACGAGGCGCGCGGATGA
- a CDS encoding AI-2E family transporter translates to MADKETRIEAPGPTEIRSQLVRTELLKAGVWLGVALLVGVCVILIQPILLIFAGIVMAAMLDGGTRLLGRVLPIGRGWRLLIICLSLVAFLAWTAMFAGSQIADQAATLQKVIMSQVERAANWASEHGMGTIDIDTKTITENLAGTVGRVTAAVGSVLGALTSLVMVVVLGIFIAIEPRLYERGIAWLLPMKNRDDFYVTTARMAFTLRRLMAGRLLGMAVEGVGTWLACMAVGIPMAALMGLLTGLLAFIPNIGAIVSGVLLVLVGFSAGTDTGLWAIGIYFFVQTVDGYLIVPMVAKQTVDLAPALVLGAQILLGTLLGIMGLFLADPIVAMIKVALEREAERNAGAAPKKKAAASA, encoded by the coding sequence ATGGCCGACAAGGAAACGCGGATCGAAGCCCCCGGCCCGACCGAGATCCGCAGCCAGCTCGTTCGTACCGAACTGCTCAAGGCCGGCGTGTGGCTCGGCGTCGCGCTGCTCGTCGGCGTCTGCGTCATTCTGATCCAGCCCATTCTGCTGATCTTTGCCGGTATCGTGATGGCGGCGATGCTCGATGGCGGCACCCGCCTCCTTGGCCGCGTGCTGCCGATAGGACGCGGCTGGCGCCTGCTGATCATCTGCCTGTCGCTCGTCGCATTTCTTGCCTGGACCGCGATGTTCGCAGGCTCGCAGATCGCCGATCAGGCGGCGACACTGCAAAAGGTGATCATGAGCCAGGTCGAGCGCGCCGCCAATTGGGCGAGCGAGCATGGCATGGGCACGATCGACATCGACACCAAGACGATCACCGAGAATCTCGCAGGCACCGTCGGGCGCGTTACCGCAGCGGTCGGGTCGGTGCTCGGCGCACTCACCAGCCTCGTCATGGTCGTCGTACTCGGCATCTTCATTGCGATCGAACCGCGACTCTATGAACGCGGCATCGCCTGGCTGCTGCCGATGAAGAACCGCGACGATTTCTACGTGACGACCGCGCGCATGGCCTTCACGCTGCGCCGCCTGATGGCGGGACGGCTGCTCGGCATGGCGGTCGAGGGTGTCGGCACCTGGCTTGCTTGCATGGCGGTGGGGATACCGATGGCGGCGCTCATGGGGCTGCTCACCGGCCTGCTTGCCTTCATCCCCAACATCGGAGCGATCGTGTCGGGGGTGCTGCTCGTCCTCGTGGGCTTTTCGGCGGGCACCGACACCGGCCTGTGGGCGATCGGCATCTATTTCTTCGTGCAGACCGTCGACGGCTATCTCATCGTCCCGATGGTCGCGAAGCAGACCGTCGACCTCGCCCCGGCGCTCGTCCTCGGCGCGCAGATCCTGCTCGGCACCTTGCTCGGTATCATGGGGCTGTTCCTCGCCGACCCGATCGTCGCGATGATCAAGGTCGCACTGGAGCGCGAGGCCGAACGGAACGCGGGCGCCGCCCCCAAGAAAAAGGCGGCGGCGAGCGCCTAG
- the secF gene encoding protein translocase subunit SecF codes for MRLLKLVPEDTNIHFLKWRNIAMGISFLMIVASIALVAVRGLNLGVDFVGGQSVRVEFSGTMPEIDEIREKVNDIGLGEATIQQFGSDQAVAIRTALPEGDKAAADRAGKQLVDGIHKAFPTAKTGSVETVSGKVSGELLRTGVLSLALAMIAISIYIWIRFEWQFGVGALFALFHDVMLTFGFFALTQMQFDLNIVAALLTIIGYSLNDTIVVYDRIRENLKKYRKMEIIPLLDLSINETLARTVMTSFTMLIALAVLLWVGPDVIFGFTAAMLLGIFVGTYSSIYMSAPILVWLKVGPDSFVPRTSAATQGAERVTSKEDDDGAVV; via the coding sequence ATGCGTCTGCTGAAACTCGTCCCCGAAGACACCAACATCCATTTCCTCAAGTGGCGCAACATCGCCATGGGGATCAGCTTCCTGATGATCGTCGCATCGATCGCGCTTGTCGCGGTGCGCGGGCTGAACCTCGGCGTCGATTTCGTCGGCGGCCAGTCGGTGCGCGTCGAATTTTCGGGCACCATGCCCGAAATCGACGAGATCCGCGAAAAAGTTAACGACATCGGCCTCGGCGAAGCGACGATCCAGCAATTCGGGTCCGATCAGGCGGTGGCGATCCGTACCGCGCTGCCCGAAGGCGACAAGGCGGCCGCCGACCGGGCCGGCAAGCAGCTTGTTGACGGCATTCACAAGGCCTTCCCGACCGCCAAGACCGGATCGGTCGAAACGGTGTCGGGCAAGGTTTCGGGCGAGCTGCTGCGTACCGGCGTGCTCAGTCTCGCGCTCGCGATGATCGCGATTTCGATCTATATCTGGATCCGCTTCGAATGGCAGTTCGGGGTGGGCGCGCTGTTCGCGCTGTTCCACGACGTCATGCTGACCTTCGGTTTCTTCGCGCTGACGCAGATGCAGTTCGACCTCAACATCGTGGCCGCGCTGCTGACGATCATCGGCTATTCGCTCAACGATACGATCGTGGTCTATGACCGCATCCGCGAAAATCTGAAGAAATATCGCAAGATGGAGATCATCCCGCTGCTCGACCTCAGCATCAACGAGACGCTGGCGCGCACGGTGATGACGAGCTTCACGATGCTGATCGCGCTCGCGGTGCTGCTGTGGGTCGGGCCGGACGTGATCTTCGGCTTTACCGCTGCAATGCTGCTCGGCATTTTCGTCGGCACCTATTCGTCGATCTACATGTCGGCGCCGATTCTGGTGTGGCTGAAGGTCGGTCCCGACAGTTTCGTCCCGCGGACCAGCGCCGCGACGCAGGGCGCCGAACGCGTGACCAGCAAAGAGGACGACGACGGCGCGGTCGTCTGA
- a CDS encoding helix-turn-helix domain-containing protein, which produces MINSIRAVRRAKGLTLEEVAQRCDPPTTAQTIGRLETGTRTLSLGWMNRIAKALGVDAADLVQLPQDTQLAITALLGADGAHAPTRVEQALTARPTEDMIAMRVTSSIGDYRAGDEIWCRKVEGDWTSALNRDLLVPRPAGRFIFARLLNVDREKLHLLPLGAGQRQQVVSNPPWAAVAVRLIRTL; this is translated from the coding sequence TTGATCAACAGCATCCGCGCCGTGCGCCGCGCCAAGGGACTCACGCTCGAAGAGGTTGCGCAGCGCTGCGACCCGCCGACGACCGCCCAGACGATCGGGCGCCTCGAAACGGGAACGCGCACCCTGTCGCTCGGCTGGATGAACCGCATCGCCAAGGCGCTCGGCGTCGATGCTGCCGATCTCGTCCAGCTGCCGCAGGATACCCAGCTTGCGATTACCGCGCTGCTCGGCGCCGATGGCGCCCACGCGCCGACGCGCGTCGAACAGGCGCTGACCGCGCGTCCGACCGAGGACATGATCGCGATGCGCGTCACCTCATCGATCGGCGACTATCGCGCGGGCGACGAGATATGGTGCCGCAAGGTCGAGGGCGACTGGACCAGCGCGCTCAACCGCGACCTGCTCGTGCCGCGCCCCGCGGGTCGTTTCATCTTTGCGCGGCTGCTCAACGTCGATCGCGAAAAGCTGCACCTGCTGCCGCTTGGAGCCGGTCAGCGCCAGCAGGTGGTGAGCAACCCGCCATGGGCCGCGGTCGCGGTCCGCCTCATCCGGACGCTTTGA
- the ctaD gene encoding cytochrome c oxidase subunit I has translation MTDIAATAPAHGHDHAHDHDHDTPSFFVRWFMSTNHKDIGTLYLIFAIIAGIVGGALSGMMRLELAEPGIQYLPGWAHMLGGAADATAGKHFWNVMITAHGLIMVFFMVMPAMIGGFGNWFVPLMIGAPDMAFPRMNNVSFWLTAVAFVMLCGSMFVPGGSGLGAGTGWTVYAPLSTSGSVGPAVDMAIFSLHLAGAASILGAINFITTIFNMRAPGMTLHKMPLFVWSVLVTAFLLLLALPVLAAAITMLLTDRNFGTTFYDATGGGDPLLYQHLFWFFGHPEVYIMILPGFGIVSQIISTFSRKPVFGYLGMAYAMVAIGVVGFIVWAHHMFTVGMSVNLKMYFTAATMVIAVPTGIKIFSWIATMWGGSISFKTPMVWAIGFIFMFTVGGVTGVVLANGGVDTNLHDTYYVVAHFHYVLSLGAVFSLFAGFYYWFPKMSGRMYNEFLGQLHFWIFFIGVNVLFFPQHFLGQQGMPRRYPDYAEAFAYWHYISSFGYVIMAVGMIFFFVNIAWSLFAGKKAADNPWGEGATTLEWTLSSPPPFHQFNELPRIA, from the coding sequence ATGACCGATATCGCAGCGACTGCACCGGCGCATGGCCACGACCACGCGCACGACCACGACCATGACACGCCCAGCTTCTTTGTCCGCTGGTTCATGTCGACGAACCACAAGGACATCGGCACGCTCTACCTGATCTTCGCGATCATCGCCGGCATCGTCGGCGGTGCGCTTTCGGGGATGATGCGTCTCGAACTCGCCGAACCCGGCATCCAGTATCTTCCGGGCTGGGCGCATATGCTCGGCGGCGCGGCGGACGCGACCGCGGGCAAGCATTTCTGGAACGTCATGATCACCGCGCACGGCCTGATCATGGTCTTCTTCATGGTCATGCCCGCGATGATCGGCGGCTTCGGCAACTGGTTCGTGCCATTGATGATCGGTGCGCCGGACATGGCCTTCCCGCGCATGAACAACGTGTCCTTCTGGCTGACGGCGGTTGCGTTCGTCATGCTGTGCGGCTCGATGTTCGTTCCCGGCGGCAGCGGCCTCGGCGCCGGCACCGGCTGGACCGTCTATGCCCCGCTGTCGACCAGCGGGTCGGTCGGCCCGGCGGTCGACATGGCGATCTTCTCGCTCCACCTTGCGGGTGCGGCATCGATCCTCGGTGCGATCAACTTCATCACCACGATCTTCAACATGCGTGCACCGGGCATGACCCTGCACAAGATGCCGCTGTTCGTCTGGTCGGTGCTCGTCACCGCCTTCCTGCTGTTGCTCGCGCTTCCGGTCCTCGCCGCCGCGATCACCATGCTGCTGACCGACCGTAACTTCGGCACCACCTTCTATGACGCCACGGGCGGCGGCGATCCGCTGCTCTATCAGCACCTCTTCTGGTTCTTCGGCCACCCCGAAGTATACATTATGATCCTGCCGGGCTTCGGCATCGTCAGCCAGATCATCTCGACCTTCAGCCGCAAGCCGGTGTTCGGCTATCTTGGCATGGCCTACGCCATGGTCGCGATCGGTGTCGTCGGCTTCATCGTGTGGGCGCACCACATGTTCACCGTCGGCATGAGCGTGAACCTGAAGATGTACTTCACCGCCGCGACGATGGTCATCGCGGTCCCGACCGGCATCAAGATCTTTTCGTGGATCGCGACGATGTGGGGCGGTTCGATCAGCTTCAAGACCCCGATGGTCTGGGCGATCGGCTTCATCTTCATGTTCACCGTGGGCGGCGTGACCGGCGTCGTGCTCGCCAATGGCGGCGTCGACACCAACCTGCACGACACCTATTATGTCGTCGCGCACTTCCACTATGTGTTGTCGCTCGGCGCGGTCTTCTCGCTGTTCGCGGGCTTCTATTACTGGTTCCCGAAGATGTCGGGCCGGATGTACAACGAGTTCCTCGGACAGTTGCACTTCTGGATCTTCTTCATCGGCGTGAACGTCCTGTTCTTCCCCCAGCACTTCCTGGGCCAGCAGGGCATGCCGCGCCGCTATCCCGACTATGCGGAAGCCTTCGCCTATTGGCACTATATCTCGTCGTTCGGCTATGTGATCATGGCCGTGGGCATGATCTTCTTCTTCGTGAACATCGCCTGGTCGCTGTTCGCGGGCAAGAAGGCCGCCGACAACCCGTGGGGCGAAGGTGCGACGACGCTGGAATGGACGCTGTCGAGCCCGCCGCCGTTCCACCAGTTCAACGAACTGCCGCGTATCGCCTGA
- the acpS gene encoding holo-ACP synthase has translation MIIGLGSDLCSIERIQASLDRFGERFELRVFTEVERAKAARRPFTRAGTYAKRFAAKEAFSKAVGTGFKRGVFMKDIGVVNAPSGAPTLALTGGAAERLAAMLPDGHSARIHLTLTDDHPWAQAFVIIEAIKD, from the coding sequence ATGATCATCGGCCTGGGCTCCGATCTCTGCAGCATCGAACGCATTCAGGCTTCGCTCGACCGTTTCGGCGAGCGTTTCGAACTGCGCGTTTTCACCGAAGTCGAGCGGGCCAAGGCGGCCCGGCGGCCCTTCACCCGCGCCGGCACCTATGCGAAGCGCTTCGCCGCTAAGGAGGCTTTCTCCAAGGCCGTCGGCACCGGCTTCAAACGCGGCGTGTTCATGAAGGACATCGGCGTCGTCAATGCCCCTTCGGGCGCACCGACACTGGCCCTCACCGGCGGCGCCGCCGAGCGGCTCGCCGCGATGCTGCCCGACGGCCATAGCGCGCGCATCCACCTCACGCTCACCGATGACCATCCTTGGGCGCAGGCCTTCGTAATCATCGAAGCCATCAAGGATTGA
- a CDS encoding FKBP-type peptidyl-prolyl cis-trans isomerase: MSVTTVPLRPVSKGGLWLLWIGLIALLGIGVAFALTHTPRIGFEVVKEGSGPSPTKADIVLIKYEGKLDDGTVFDSNEQAPLQVSQVVPGFADALTRMKKGGKYKVVIPPALGYGDRAAGPIPANSTLHFDIELIDFRSEAEVRAMQQMMQQQQMMQGAPGGAPGASGAAPQP, encoded by the coding sequence ATGAGCGTAACGACGGTTCCATTGCGCCCGGTGAGCAAGGGCGGGCTGTGGCTGCTGTGGATCGGCCTGATCGCGCTGCTGGGCATCGGCGTCGCGTTCGCCCTGACGCACACGCCGCGGATCGGCTTCGAGGTCGTCAAGGAAGGCAGCGGCCCGAGCCCGACCAAGGCCGACATCGTGCTCATCAAATATGAAGGCAAGCTCGACGACGGCACCGTGTTCGATTCGAACGAACAGGCGCCGCTCCAGGTATCGCAGGTCGTCCCCGGCTTTGCGGATGCGCTGACCCGCATGAAAAAGGGCGGCAAGTACAAGGTCGTGATTCCGCCGGCGCTGGGCTATGGCGACCGCGCCGCCGGGCCGATCCCCGCGAACAGCACCTTGCACTTCGACATCGAGCTGATCGACTTCCGCAGCGAAGCCGAAGTGCGCGCGATGCAGCAGATGATGCAGCAGCAACAGATGATGCAGGGCGCCCCCGGCGGCGCACCCGGAGCGTCGGGCGCCGCGCCGCAGCCCTGA